The Coffea arabica cultivar ET-39 chromosome 1e, Coffea Arabica ET-39 HiFi, whole genome shotgun sequence genome has a window encoding:
- the LOC140007759 gene encoding uncharacterized protein: MAGPGKKGKFTLRQSRDAGRGIVEQTEENVSCQQASEPKNSAIPKTSNVTEPVLTKKSSRIRLFDESEIPSASSARENATRNSGIQAESRQIAEKSSGNGMTSQEAAGMQTDGTPTSQHVGSNQAIGCESNETGSMQDLESNGSDQVTLKRKRGYTRNIALSNEKKAGKKVNITVSEISGRIVGEGAQRYISEASCVIRKYGKWKAPKWGMLPKDDRDQLLRITNNSFTYDGGEHVKPALIKQLNSQYRSRRYNFHMLFKKCGSKEEALAHRPEYVEESDWIYLCDYYCSPEFKALSERNKLNRSKQQTAHTAGTKSFLRHKDDREAKEGRTVGPIELYDMTHFCRKKNAMVDETSAEKLSKMKDLQLEAQSSGVNRTEEDICIEVTGRITGYVRGRGPSKASLITQKLAEIEEFKKRAEQAEKRSVELEVQVQSQQQLMQRLENQQAEMQNQQLEMQELLKALRAELQSKNQGNGNASGSNS, from the exons ATGGCTGGACCggggaaaaagggaaaatttacTTTACGACAAAGTCGGGATGCTGGGCGAGGAATTGTGGAGCAAACTGAAGAAAATGTAAGCTGCCAG CAAGCTAGTGAACCAAAAAATAGTGCAATTCCCAAGACAAGCAATGTCACTGAACCTGTATTAACAAAAAAGTCTTCTAGGATCCGTCTATTTGATGAATCTGAG ATTCCTAGTGCATCCTCTGCTAGAGAAAATGCTACAAGAAATTCAGGTATACAAGCTGAGAGTAGACAGATTGCTGAAAAATCTTCAGGCAATGGAATGACATCACAAGAAGCTGCTGGGATGCAAACTGATGGAACTCCTACTTCACAGCATGTTGGATCTAATCAAGCTATTGGTTGTGAAAGCAATGAAACTGGAAGTATGCAAGACCTTGAGTCAAACGGTTCAG ACCAAGTGacgttaaaaagaaaaagaggatatACGCGTAATATTGCACtatcaaatgaaaagaaagctgGAAAAAAGGTGAATATTACTGTTTCTGAAATAAGTGGAAGAATAGTTGGAGAAGGTGCTCAACGATACATTTCAGAGGCAAGCTGCGTTATTCGAAAGTATGGCAAGTGGAAAGCACCTAAATGGGGCATGCTTCCTAAAGATGATAGAGATCAACTGCTAAGAATTACTAAT AATAGTTTCACTTATGATGGAGGAGAGCATGTGAAACCAGCTTTAAttaagcaattaaattcacagtaTAGAAGTCGACGTTATAATTTTCACATGCTATTCAAAAAATGTGGCTCTAAGGAGGAAGCTCTTGCACATCGACCAGAATATGTGGAAGAATCAGATTGGATTTACCTTTGCGATTACTATTGTAGTCCAGAATTCAAG GCCTTAAGTGAGCGAAATAAGCTGAATAGATCAAAGCAGCAAACTGCCCATACAGCTGGAACAAAATCATTTTTACGTCATAAGGATGACCGG GAAGCTAAGGAGGGAAGGACAGTTGGACCAATTGAACTTTATGACATGACACATTTTTGTCGAAAGAAGAATGCTATGGTTGATGAGACATCAGCTGAAAAACTG AGCAAAATGAAGGACTTACAGCTAGAAGCTCAATCTAGTGGTGTAAATCGAACCGAAGAAGACATCTGTATTGAGGTGACTGGGCGTATAACTGGATATGTACGTGGTCGTGGCCCCTCCAAGGCTAGTTTAATTACACAAAAACTTGCAGAGATAGAAGAATTCAAGAAAAGGGCAGAACAAGCTGAGAAACGATCAGTTGAATTGGAAGTTCAAGTCCAATCTCAACAGCAGCTGATGCAAAGGCTTGAGAATCAACAAGCTGAAATGCAAAACCAGCAGCTTGAAATGCAGGAACTCCTTAAGGCTTTACGAGCAGAATTGCAGTCCAAGAACCAAGGCAATGGAAATGCATCTGGTAGTAATAGCTG a